CCAAGTTGATGAAATTGGTGACTCGCGCGTTTTTCCTGACCGAAGACGCCGATCTTTCGGTAGAAGTCGATCCAAGAGTCACGAGCGACTCACATGTGGACGCGCTCAGGGCGTGCGGATTCACTCGCATCTCACTCGGTGTTCAGGATTTCGACCCTAGGGTTCAAGCCGCAATTCACAGGATTCAGCCGGCTGAATTCACTAGAAGCCTGACCGCACGCTCTCGCGAATCTGGCTTTACGAGCGTGAATTACGACCTGATATACGGACTACCGTTTCAGACGGTCGAGACTTTTGATCGGACTCTCGACCAGGTGTTTCAACTGCGACCCGATCGCGTCGCGCTTTACTCCTACGCCCACGTCACCTGGTTTGCCAAGCAGCAGCGCGGTTTCGAACGAATCAATCTTCCGAGCAGTGACCTGAAACTCAAGATCATGTTGCGCGCGATCAGGCGATTCATGGAAGAGGGATACATCCACATCGGAATGGATCACTTCGCGAAGGCGGACGATAGCCTGGCCAAAGCGGTCGCGACCGATCAGCTCGAGCGAAACTTCATGGGTTATACGACAAAGGTCTGTGGCGACCTGATCGGCCTGGGCCCCAGCGCGATCAGCGAATGTGGTGGGGACTACGCCCAGTCATTTCGTGGCCTCACTGAGTGGGAGGATGCGGTCATGAAAGGCAGGCTGGCGACGTTTCGAGGTCACTCGCTTTCGGAGGAAGATCGGCTTCGTAGCTGGATAATTCGACGGATCATGTGTTCAGGGCGAGTTGCGGGAAATGACTACCGTCGCGAGTTTGGGCGAGAAATGGGCGAAGATTTTGCGCTGGAGCTTCGCGCTCTGGAAGAAATCGCGCACGACGGATTGGTCGTTTTTGACGCCAAGGACAGCTTTGCCGTGACGCCGACTGGGCGCTTGCTACTCAGAAACCTTGCGATGATCTTTGACACATATCTTCCCGGCCAGCGCGAGGTCGGAGACCCCATCTTCAGCCGAACCGTCTGAAGAGACTCGAACCTACTCCGCCTCCGACAACCAGCGGAGAACTTTTCTCTCCTCGGAGGTCATGTCGACCTCTAGCCAACGAACGAACTCCAGGCACTCGCCACCGAGGCTCGCAAACGATGTATCCGGGTGCCTCAGCTTGGTCAGAGAATTATCGAGGCGCAGGCGTTGTTCCTGGTGTTCCTTGATGATCGCGGCTCCGGTCCACGCTCCGTGCGAAGACTTCGCCAAGAGTGGCAACAGCAGGTTCTCCTCCCATTGCATGTGATCCAGTAATTGCGCGTAGAGTTCCTCACCCTTGATGCGAAGCGCAGATGCCAGGTCTTCGTCTCCGCGCAGGACGTCGAGAGCCAGCGCAGCCACGACGGCGGCCTTGCCTCGCAGCATTTGATGGTCACTTAGAAATTTCTCTCTGATCAAGTTTCGAGACATCTTCTCGTGATCAATTCCATGTCTACCGGTTGAGAGATAGACGGACCTCTTGCCATTGTAGTTCGCGGCCTCGTTCCCCAACTCGACGCCCAATGCGGAGGGATCACTCCCGCGGTACTCGGGCATAGTTGCAATCCCCATTGCTCGGTCCCGCGATACGGCTCGCAGGTCGAACGTTACGGATTCATCTGAGCTGGCCTCAAATCAGTGGATCAACAGTACGATGATTGCGATTTGGGTCGAAATGCCGACCATCGTCAAGTAAAAGACTCGCTTCGCAAGTTGTTCGGGCTCGTAATTTGGTGCCACCAGATATCCTCTCTGTTGAAGGGCGCCAGCCACTTTCTTCGCATGCGCCCAGGGCTTTGATCGTTGAGGAATGCAGGATCCGTACCGCTTCTAGCTCACGAGGCTAAAGGCTTGGTCGTGCGATGGGCCGTTTGCGGGACTCGCTGTCGTCGCCACGAGTCGATGTGCCCCACTGATCGGATTGAGCGGCAGCCAAACTGCGGCGACGCTCGCTACTGCGAGGCCGGCGCAGCGGCGGCGGGTATCGCGATGCCTTCCAGGCCAAGGTAGGAGCGAACTCCGTTCGCTACGGCGTAGAGGCCACCGGCTCCGTCGAAACTCTTGTAGTAGCCGCGAATCATCAAGGCAAGGGTTACGTGCTCAATGAAGTAGAGCGGTGAGGGGAAGCTGCTTGCACCAGAACTCACAACGAGCGTGGCTACGGTGCTGATCCCAGCGAGGAGTGATAGAGCGTATACGATAAAGACTTTGTCGTTTTGCATTTCAGGTAACCGATTCCTCTCTTGTCTAATTGTTTTTCTGCGTAGATCTTGTTGTTCTGCTTTGAAATGCAGGCACCGTGCCAAATGACGCTCGTTGGGTGCAACCGACCGATGCGGGCGATCGTGAGTCTCGCAATGAGGGGAAATTATCCGCCGTGCGGACGTCGAGAGCGCTTCTGATACGATGCGAGATTCAGCAGCGCAACGCTGAATTGCATGGGTTGGCGTATTTATCTCTGGATGAGCTGGCACTCGTTGATTTTGGGCGGTGTGATGCGATGGATTGCATCGCCATTGTGTGGCTGATAGGCGCTACACGCGCCTTGGTGTAGAGACTAGAAGTCTCACTTCACAAGTCGCGTCATCCTTCGACCTCGTCAAATTTTGTGCCCGGGTTCAACATCTGCGCATCCGCCTGTCCCTCGAAAACGTCTCAGGGCTCTGCATGCCTGCGCTTTGGAAGATGTGATCGACCAGGACACGTTTGCTCCGTCGAGCACCCTCATTGACCCATCGGTAGAGTTCATAAATGTCGAACGGCTTTGAGAAAATTCTAACACCGAGTTCTTTGGCGCGGTTTAGATCCCGGTCCTCCCAGTATCCCGACATGAGTCCAAAGCAGTCAATCTTGCACCCCACTCTTCGTTGATTTTCTATGAAATCGATGCCTCGCATTTCCGGCATCGACAGGTCGCTGAGTATGACGTCCGCACATCTCTCGCCGGCCGCGGAAGGACAATGTGAACACGGCATCGGAGAAGGAAACGTGAAGACCTGGTGGCCACTTTTTTCAAGGATTCGCCGCAGAGAGCGGCGAACGCCAAGGTCGTCGTCAAAAATCAAAATTCGACTCGAGGTGATCTCGACGTTGGGTGTCATCTCTTCGGGAGATGTGTGCATGGCTTTCTCCATTCGGGTGGCTCGCGGCATTGGAGGTCCAAGGATCACAGCGAACAGCTCTGCCTGGAGCCACCTTCTTAAGGGGGAGGCACTCCAGAAACGGTTGCATGGAACGTGCCAGTCCAGTGCTCGTGCACAATACATGCTGGGGGTACGTGGAGTGTTGGCGAGATTCTCGATTAGAGATCAAAGGCGTCACCGTCGGATTGTGGTGCCTTTCGCCTCGCCGGTTGGGATCTTTCGTGGCATCACGCCACTGCGCGTCAAATGCATCTCACCGTAGCCTCCTCTCTGGGCCGACATGAAGCGGCACGCCGTTTGCACCCTTGGCGAGTGCCCTGCCGGGGAAAGACATACGGGTAGGGGTGTTCCTTCCAATCAACTTAGGGGAAAAGCCATGGCTGCAAACCGGAGTAGCGGCGCGAAAACGACAGCAAAAAAGAGCACCAAGAGGGCGGCCTCCAGCTCCGGAGGGAAGACGACCGCGAATTCGGCTAAAAAGTCCAAGTCTACTCGTTCGAAAACTGCTGCCTTTCGGAATCGCCGCCGCAAGACCGAATTCCCTCCGTCGATTGCCGAGCTCACAACCCGACTGCGAAAACGTCTCAGGGATCTCGACCACGAGATCGAGAAAATCGAAGCGCGCTATCAGCGCATCGTCGAACGGCTGCGGAATACAAACAGCCCGATTGGTATCGACTTCGAACAGAGTTGGCGCGTGTTGACCGACCCGGTGCGGCGAGAAATCGTCGAGCTTCTGAGGAGACTCGAGAAAGTAGTCGAGCCGTCATTGAAATCGAAGCACCGGCGACCGGCGAAGACCAATCGGACAGCCAAGGCCGCGTAGAAGAACCAACTCCGTCACGAAACACCCAAGAAACGGCGCCTCCGTGAAAAAAGATATCTTTAAGGAAAGAGAGAGAGCATTCGAAGCCGTGTATTTCGCGAAGCACGATGCGGAGTTGATTGAGCGACTTCACCAGAATAGGGAGGAATCCCGGGACAGGAGGGACTTGGCGAAGGCGACTGGGATCTCGAATGAAGGCCTGTTGGACAGGATCCTCGAATTGGGAGTGAGATCAAGCAGCCTCGAAGCATTGAGTCTCGCGCCGTTGATCTGTATGGCCTGGGCGGACGGCTCTCTCGCCCAAGATCAGCGCACCGCGGCATTGAAGGCGGCGATGACCGAAGAGATCGGCAAAGACACTCCAAGTTTTCTGTTCTTCGAGGCCATGCTTTCCCATGGCCCTGATCCAAAGCTCATGGAAATCTGGCGAGGCTACATTGCCAGTCTCTTGAGACATCTCGATGCGCGCGCATCTGAACTGATTCGCAGCAGCCTGCTCGACCGGGCGGAGGAGATCGCGAAGGCGTCGGGCGGGATCATGGGCGTAGGTTCAATTTCAAGGAACGAGCGGCAGGTCCTCGACGAAATCGAATCTGCAATGAATTGAGCGAACTTGATCCATGTAGAGTTTTTGTACGTCGCGAAGACTCATATGCTGCCATTGTCATCGCAACCTCTACCGATACCACTAGAGTGTTGATCACGCTCTGCGCTCGGGAGTAAATCCTTCTGCTTCATGCCTCTCCCTGGGTCGTGAGGACCGGACAGTGAGCAGTGCGGATCGTACGGCCTGCGACGCTCCCCATGAAGAGATGCTCCAGACCAGCCGCTCCTCGAGTTCCCATCACGATGAGATTAGCCCCGAGTTCGTCTGCGGCTTCGACAATGCACTTCGAGGGACGGCCCAGTCGTACGTGGGTCGTCACTGAGAGTTCGGCTGGACAAAACTTGTCCGTCCATTGCTGGAAATGCTCCACTGCCGAGCGCTCTAGCTTCATGCCGAAGTCCGCGGGCAGCACTGGACCGTAAGGCGGTGCCAGGGCCATGAACTCGGGAAAGACGTGAACCAGATGGAGTTCTCCGCCACCGCTCTCGACCAGATCCAGCGCTAGTTTTAACGCCGCCTCAGAATGACTAGAGAAGTCCACTGCGACCAGGATCTTCTTGAAACTCATTCGTTGCTCCTCCCCTCGATACGCAAGCCGTCAACATTGCGCGGGATATCTTTCTCTGCTTGTCCATTCTTTGCATCGCGAAACATGCCGACGAAGCCACATGTGTTTCCAAGTCGGGTTCAACTAACGGGACCGCGACCTACCTTTAGACAAAGCAAGGCATGTGCCGGAATTCGCAGTGATCCTATTGTCTGCTCTTGTACCTGTGTGGCTCCTTGGTGATACAGCGAATCCCATTGGCGAACGGAGCACGGTACTTTGCCCAACACTTGGGACTTTATGCCCCGTGAAGGAACGTGGCGGTTCGTCTGATTTATTGATTCGATCTGAGGCTGGAACAAGGCCCGATCCAATCGTGCAGAAACAGGCAGCTAGTTTTCTCTCCTCACCAAAATCGAGACACGCTGCGTCGGTCCACAGTCACCGTGGCCATGCGACAATTCGACGCATAACCGGTCTAGTCATTTGAAGGTTCTGGCTAGACTTCTCAAGACCCGCCATTCACTGCGCCAAGGGCGAAATCTCGAACCCAGCACCCGACCCGACGCTTCCGCGACCTGGCGTGCGGGGCGCAGAATACACTCGGCAAGGCGTGCGCGATCTGCCGCGCTGAATTCCAGACAGAGTTCCCTTACATACTTCTTCCATGCGTCTTGCAGCTCTTTCTTTGGTCGGTGTTCAAGCCATTGACTGACGAGTTGGAAAGCCGGGGTTTCGAACCGAATGCCCGCCACTTCGGCCGCGTCAAATATTTCGCCCCGCTCCCAGTCCATGATTTTCCGATCTGCCCATACGACCAGCAAAATCGGGACAAGCATGAGTGCAGTCAGGCGTTCGGGTCGTGATTGCTGCTCACACAAGAGAGCGAGTGCCTTCTGATTCTTCACACCGCAGATTTCTGAGAGCTTCTCCGGTTCGAATCGCAGCGAATTTCGACGCCGCAGTCGATCTCGGAGATGCAGTTCTCGGTCCGCTCGAAACGCACGATCGAGTTCCTCTCGTAGGTACCGGAGTCGATGCGCGGCTCGTGACATGGATCTGTCCTCAGAGCCCTAGAAATGCAATTTGCAGACCATCTTTGAATTTCGATCGGCATTCGGAAATGGGCGTCGCAACACTCGAAACTGGCGGCGCCGGCTTGCAAGCTCATCGAGTTCATGCGTTGGTGGGACACATTGACCCGTAAGGAAGGGACTCCCTGCCACACAATGTTGAATCTGCAGCGCAACATCGCTCTGGAGATCAGAGCGTTTCGGCACGAATCTTGAAGCTCCAGAAGGAGTACCGAATACGAGTTCCCATCCTCTCGATGGGCGACGACGCGACCCGAGGCGGGGTCGTCTCAAGGAGGATACGAAATGCAGTGTGCGAAGCATGTCATGCAAACAGGCGTCATCAAGATTGGAGTTAATGATTCTCTCATTTCTGCTCGTCGAACCCTTTTGAGCGAGGAGATCAGCGGAGCTCCAGTTGTCGACGAGGTGGGGCATGTGGTCGGTGTTCTGTCTTTTAGCGACCTGATGCGCGATAGGGAATCGGAGGACCAAGGCTTCGATCAACGACCCGAGTACTATCGCGAAGGCGATGTTCGAATGATTTGCGATGCCGATTTCGGCGAATTGCCGATCGCTGAACTGCTCCTCTGCCGAACTGTTGCAGACGTAATGAATCCAGGAGTGGTCTCGGTTCGAGCCGAGGACACGATCCCGCAGGTTGTTGAGAAGCTTCTGGCGAATCGGATTCACCGAGTCATGGTGGTCGAGCCCGGAAAAGCGGGAGATAAACTCGTGGGAATTATCTCGCTCTTCGATTTGATAGCGCTGTTGGCTTGACCCGAATTCTGCCAGCCGGCCCCGTGCGCGTAACCGACCGAGGAGGTCACTATGTCCGAACCGAACGCAGAGATGCTGAAGAACAGCGCCACGCTCTTCTTCGGCCCCTGGTACCGCAAGACTCCGTTCTTCGAGGCCACGCGGCGCTACGGGTGCAGCGCCTACGACATCTACAACCACACGTACCTTCCGGGCTATTACGACGATCCCGAGACGGAGTACTGGGCGCTCGTCAACGACGTAACCATCTGGGACGTGGGCTGCGAGCGCATCGTCGAGATCTCAGGACCGGACGCGTGCGAGTTCATCAACACCCTCACGTGCCGCGACCTGACGAAATGCAAGGTGGGGCAGTGCAAGTACATGCCCGTCATCGCGCCCGACGGGGGCATCTTGAACGATCCGGTGATGCTGCGTATCGAGGAGGACCGCTGGTGGCTGGCGCTTGCCGACAGCGACGCCGGGATTTTCGCGATGGGCGTCGCCGCGAACTCGGGCATGGACGTAACGATCTCCCACCCTCCCGTCTACCCGATCCAGGTGCAGGGCCCGAAATCGAAGGACACGATGCGGAGCCTCTTCGGCGACGAAATTCTCGACCTCAAGTACTACTGGTGCAGGGAGGCCGAACTCGATGGCATCCCCGTGGTGATCAGCCGAACGGGATGGACCGCCGTGGTCGGCTACGAGATCTACCTCCGGGACCCCACTCGCGGCGACGACCTCTGGGAGAAGCTGATCGCGGCGGGGAAGCCGCACAACATCCGACCGATCGCCCCCTCGGAGGCCCGACGTCTCGAGGCGGGAATCTTCAATTACGGCTCCGACATCACACTGGATAACAATCCCTACGAGGTGATGGGTCTCGAGCGTCTCGTCGAGGACCAGGAGGCCGACTACCTCGGCAAGGCCGCACTCGAGCGCATCCGGCGCGAGGGAGTGAAACGGAGACTGGTCGGCATCGAGATCGAAGGCCCAGAGCTGCGCGCGGAGCTGGCGGAGTACTGGCCGGTCCGAGCAGAGGGGAGGGAGATCGGCTTCGTCACGAATGCGATCTGGTCGCCCGGCCTCAAGCGCAACATCGG
This genomic window from Myxococcales bacterium contains:
- a CDS encoding CBS domain-containing protein; translated protein: MQCAKHVMQTGVIKIGVNDSLISARRTLLSEEISGAPVVDEVGHVVGVLSFSDLMRDRESEDQGFDQRPEYYREGDVRMICDADFGELPIAELLLCRTVADVMNPGVVSVRAEDTIPQVVEKLLANRIHRVMVVEPGKAGDKLVGIISLFDLIALLA
- the hemN gene encoding oxygen-independent coproporphyrinogen III oxidase produces the protein MPSLDFDHLDSLLSRYDLAGPRYTSYPTVPVWSESYGAGQFEVAMRRIDPVRSKSIALYIHIPFCRELCHYCACSRVITRNDELPARYLAVIAKEIETVRAKLPPDSSVNQVHLGGGTPTHLSAEQLTKLMKLVTRAFFLTEDADLSVEVDPRVTSDSHVDALRACGFTRISLGVQDFDPRVQAAIHRIQPAEFTRSLTARSRESGFTSVNYDLIYGLPFQTVETFDRTLDQVFQLRPDRVALYSYAHVTWFAKQQRGFERINLPSSDLKLKIMLRAIRRFMEEGYIHIGMDHFAKADDSLAKAVATDQLERNFMGYTTKVCGDLIGLGPSAISECGGDYAQSFRGLTEWEDAVMKGRLATFRGHSLSEEDRLRSWIIRRIMCSGRVAGNDYRREFGREMGEDFALELRALEEIAHDGLVVFDAKDSFAVTPTGRLLLRNLAMIFDTYLPGQREVGDPIFSRTV
- a CDS encoding universal stress protein, whose protein sequence is MSFKKILVAVDFSSHSEAALKLALDLVESGGGELHLVHVFPEFMALAPPYGPVLPADFGMKLERSAVEHFQQWTDKFCPAELSVTTHVRLGRPSKCIVEAADELGANLIVMGTRGAAGLEHLFMGSVAGRTIRTAHCPVLTTQGEA
- a CDS encoding response regulator, coding for MHTSPEEMTPNVEITSSRILIFDDDLGVRRSLRRILEKSGHQVFTFPSPMPCSHCPSAAGERCADVILSDLSMPEMRGIDFIENQRRVGCKIDCFGLMSGYWEDRDLNRAKELGVRIFSKPFDIYELYRWVNEGARRSKRVLVDHIFQSAGMQSPETFSRDRRMRRC
- a CDS encoding hemerythrin domain-containing protein — its product is MGIATMPEYRGSDPSALGVELGNEAANYNGKRSVYLSTGRHGIDHEKMSRNLIREKFLSDHQMLRGKAAVVAALALDVLRGDEDLASALRIKGEELYAQLLDHMQWEENLLLPLLAKSSHGAWTGAAIIKEHQEQRLRLDNSLTKLRHPDTSFASLGGECLEFVRWLEVDMTSEERKVLRWLSEAE
- a CDS encoding glycine cleavage system protein T; the protein is MLKNSATLFFGPWYRKTPFFEATRRYGCSAYDIYNHTYLPGYYDDPETEYWALVNDVTIWDVGCERIVEISGPDACEFINTLTCRDLTKCKVGQCKYMPVIAPDGGILNDPVMLRIEEDRWWLALADSDAGIFAMGVAANSGMDVTISHPPVYPIQVQGPKSKDTMRSLFGDEILDLKYYWCREAELDGIPVVISRTGWTAVVGYEIYLRDPTRGDDLWEKLIAAGKPHNIRPIAPSEARRLEAGIFNYGSDITLDNNPYEVMGLERLVEDQEADYLGKAALERIRREGVKRRLVGIEIEGPELRAELAEYWPVRAEGREIGFVTNAIWSPGLKRNIGYVWVPTAISEPGTQLEVQTPAGAVAGRTTAIPFVDPKKRTPLQ